A single window of Sphingobacterium sp. ML3W DNA harbors:
- the ispG gene encoding (E)-4-hydroxy-3-methylbut-2-enyl-diphosphate synthase: MDTSKLLTLPGIYCNSQTTYSRWKTREVQIGDVPMGGDNPIRIQSMTTIDTMDTMGSVEQTIRMVDAGCEYVRITAPSIKEANNLANIKKELRLRGYHVPLVADIHFTPNAAEVAARIVEKVRVNPGNYADKKKFDQLSYTDSEYQAELDRIYKKFKPLVNICKEYGTAMRIGTNHGSLSDRIMSHYGDTPEGMVESAMEFIRICEDLNYYNLCISMKSSNPQVMVRAYRLLVEKMIAENMNYPLHLGVTEAGDGEDGRVKSAVGIGTLLEDGLGDTVRVSLTEEPEKEAPVAIALVNRYTKRKRDIEAIKNPEILKLTENNSAQPYISKEVNTFVGGSLVPRVIVDISNENLKDVNFLSKAGYRYDTLLDKYHMGEQSVDFVYLGDQLPSFNMPANLKQLYNYQTWKNINNKANIHPLFTLEEFNQASDKDAALNLIKIKNTDLATHSFENLQLDKTIIFLLETTAVHGMAEQRQFFRNLQEIGLDNPVIIKRTYEAAAFSGPIGDIMNPEEPISKLQLYAATDLGALLIDGLGSGIWIDSPATPLDKIVSLSFGILQATRSRISKTEYISCPSCGRTLFDLQETTQMIRNRTNHLKGLKIGIMGCIVNGPGEMADADYGYVGAGPDKITLYRGQEVVKKNVSSRHALDELINIIKSDGLWIDENELPD; the protein is encoded by the coding sequence ATGGACACAAGTAAACTTTTGACATTACCAGGTATTTATTGCAATTCGCAAACCACTTATTCAAGATGGAAAACGAGAGAAGTGCAAATTGGTGATGTACCCATGGGTGGGGATAATCCCATACGTATTCAAAGCATGACAACGATCGACACCATGGATACTATGGGTTCGGTAGAACAAACGATCAGAATGGTCGATGCTGGTTGCGAGTATGTTCGAATAACGGCACCATCGATAAAAGAAGCCAATAATCTGGCCAATATAAAGAAGGAATTACGCCTCCGAGGATATCATGTACCATTAGTTGCAGATATTCATTTCACACCGAATGCGGCTGAGGTAGCTGCACGTATCGTTGAAAAAGTTCGTGTAAATCCTGGAAACTATGCAGACAAGAAAAAATTTGATCAACTGAGCTATACAGACAGTGAATATCAAGCAGAATTAGACCGCATTTATAAAAAATTCAAACCTTTAGTCAACATCTGCAAAGAGTACGGTACAGCTATGCGAATAGGGACCAATCATGGCTCACTTTCAGACCGTATCATGAGTCATTATGGTGATACACCAGAAGGCATGGTAGAATCAGCAATGGAATTCATTCGCATTTGTGAAGATTTAAATTACTATAATTTATGTATCTCCATGAAATCGAGTAATCCACAGGTGATGGTGCGTGCCTATAGACTTTTGGTCGAAAAGATGATTGCCGAAAACATGAACTATCCCCTGCATCTTGGTGTTACGGAAGCTGGTGATGGCGAAGACGGCCGCGTTAAATCTGCCGTAGGTATAGGAACATTATTAGAAGATGGATTGGGCGATACCGTTCGTGTATCTCTGACTGAGGAACCTGAAAAAGAAGCTCCAGTTGCGATAGCTTTGGTCAATCGGTACACGAAAAGGAAGCGTGATATTGAAGCAATTAAAAATCCAGAAATCTTAAAATTAACCGAAAATAATAGCGCTCAACCCTACATTTCAAAAGAAGTGAATACTTTTGTCGGAGGCTCATTAGTACCTCGCGTAATCGTAGACATTTCTAACGAAAATCTAAAAGATGTCAATTTCCTGTCCAAAGCAGGCTATCGTTATGACACCTTATTAGATAAGTACCATATGGGCGAGCAGTCTGTAGATTTTGTATATCTTGGCGATCAGTTGCCCTCATTTAATATGCCGGCCAATTTAAAGCAATTATATAATTACCAAACCTGGAAAAACATTAATAATAAAGCGAATATTCATCCTTTATTTACTTTAGAAGAATTCAACCAGGCTTCTGATAAAGATGCTGCACTAAATCTTATTAAAATAAAAAATACAGATCTAGCAACCCATTCATTCGAAAATTTGCAACTCGACAAAACTATTATATTTCTATTAGAAACAACTGCAGTACACGGAATGGCGGAGCAACGTCAATTCTTCAGAAATCTACAAGAAATTGGTCTAGATAATCCGGTCATTATTAAAAGAACATATGAAGCTGCTGCTTTTTCAGGACCAATTGGTGATATTATGAACCCAGAGGAGCCCATTTCAAAACTTCAGCTATATGCAGCAACTGACTTGGGTGCATTATTAATTGACGGATTAGGCTCAGGTATTTGGATTGATTCGCCCGCTACACCATTAGATAAAATAGTATCCTTATCTTTTGGAATCCTTCAAGCTACTAGATCACGGATATCAAAGACTGAGTATATCTCCTGCCCGAGCTGTGGACGTACATTATTTGATCTACAAGAAACGACCCAGATGATTAGGAATAGAACAAATCATCTAAAAGGTTTGAAAATTGGTATTATGGGATGTATCGTAAATGGTCCTGGTGAAATGGCTGATGCAGACTATGGTTATGTTGGTGCTGGACCTGATAAGATCACCCTATATAGGGGACAAGAGGTCGTTAAGAAAAATGTAAGTTCTAGACACGCACTTGATGAGCTCATCAATATCATCAAATCAGATGGTTTATGGATAGATGAAAACGAATTACCTGACTAA
- a CDS encoding KUP/HAK/KT family potassium transporter, translating into MTTSHQSTAQKVSLAGLLISLGIIFGDIGTSPLYVFKAIMNKGVIDKNLVLGGLSCVFWTVTLQTTVKYVLITLQADNKGEGGILSLFSLVRKRAPWLIFPAMIGAATLLADGMITPAITISSAIEGLDIKYPGLPTIPIVVTIITGLFAIQRFGTSVVGRIFGPLMFIWFSTIGILGLSNIHLELEVLKALNPYYAVKLLIAYPNALFIIGAVFLCTTGAEALYSDMGHCGKSNIRISWIFVKLTLVFNYFGQGAWLLTQEGKVLGENNPFYAIMPHWFLGYGIAIATMAAVIASQAMISGSYTLISEAVRLNIWPKVAIRYPSDHKGQLYVPSINLILWAGCMLIIRIFGESSNMEAAYGLAINLTFLTTTILMTYFLASKKVNKYIIALFTGFYLSLELMFLVGNGVKIAHGGWLTLLLASLLFLIMYAWWNARRIKNRFVNFINIDKYYPIISELSEDKSVPPYASHLVYLTSANFKSEIESKIIYSILNKKPKRADVYWLVHVDVMDHPHTREYTIDQLIPGKLIRIDFKLGFREEQRISLLFRKVVEDMVKKGEIDITSQYDTLKKHNIPGDFKFVVLEKVLSKGNQLSWFERIIMEIYGYLKKLSLSEEKGFGLDASFVTIERVPLSLPQTSTIELKRKNK; encoded by the coding sequence ATGACGACAAGTCATCAAAGTACTGCACAAAAAGTAAGCCTTGCAGGGCTTCTCATTAGTTTAGGAATCATATTTGGAGATATTGGGACCTCTCCACTTTACGTATTTAAGGCTATCATGAACAAAGGTGTCATCGATAAAAACCTAGTCCTAGGCGGGCTATCCTGTGTATTCTGGACAGTAACCTTACAAACAACTGTCAAGTATGTCTTAATTACATTACAGGCAGATAATAAAGGCGAAGGAGGTATTCTATCTTTATTTTCTTTAGTTCGCAAAAGAGCACCATGGTTGATTTTCCCAGCGATGATAGGAGCAGCTACACTCCTTGCCGATGGTATGATTACTCCAGCCATCACCATCTCTTCTGCTATTGAAGGTTTGGATATTAAATATCCTGGATTACCAACCATTCCAATTGTAGTAACGATCATTACCGGGCTATTTGCGATTCAACGTTTCGGTACCTCAGTAGTGGGTAGAATATTCGGTCCGCTGATGTTTATTTGGTTTTCTACCATCGGCATATTGGGACTAAGTAATATTCACCTCGAACTGGAAGTCCTCAAAGCATTAAACCCCTATTATGCAGTCAAATTATTAATCGCCTATCCCAATGCACTATTTATTATTGGTGCCGTATTTCTATGTACCACAGGAGCAGAAGCCCTCTATTCAGACATGGGACACTGCGGAAAAAGTAATATCCGCATCAGTTGGATATTTGTAAAATTAACATTGGTCTTCAACTATTTTGGGCAAGGAGCTTGGTTACTTACCCAAGAAGGAAAAGTATTAGGTGAAAACAATCCTTTTTATGCCATCATGCCCCATTGGTTCCTTGGTTATGGAATTGCAATTGCAACCATGGCAGCAGTAATCGCCAGTCAAGCCATGATATCAGGATCATACACCCTCATATCAGAAGCGGTTCGCTTAAACATATGGCCAAAGGTGGCAATCCGATACCCAAGTGACCATAAAGGCCAGTTATATGTACCTTCAATCAATTTGATTCTTTGGGCGGGCTGTATGCTCATCATCAGGATTTTTGGAGAATCAAGCAATATGGAAGCCGCCTATGGATTAGCCATCAACTTAACATTCCTAACAACGACTATTTTGATGACATACTTTTTGGCATCAAAAAAAGTCAATAAATATATCATAGCACTCTTCACAGGATTCTATCTGTCTTTAGAGTTGATGTTCTTAGTTGGAAATGGAGTTAAAATTGCCCACGGAGGTTGGCTAACCTTATTATTAGCCTCACTCCTATTTCTTATAATGTACGCCTGGTGGAATGCAAGACGAATCAAAAACAGATTTGTCAACTTCATCAATATTGATAAGTACTATCCTATTATCTCAGAATTGAGTGAAGATAAATCGGTACCACCATACGCTTCACATTTGGTCTATTTGACAAGTGCAAACTTTAAATCCGAAATTGAATCGAAAATCATTTATTCGATATTGAATAAAAAACCAAAGCGTGCAGACGTTTACTGGCTGGTTCACGTAGATGTTATGGATCACCCACACACACGTGAGTATACCATAGACCAGTTGATTCCTGGAAAACTAATTCGCATTGATTTTAAACTTGGATTTAGAGAAGAGCAACGCATCAGTTTATTGTTCCGAAAAGTAGTGGAAGATATGGTTAAGAAAGGTGAAATCGATATAACAAGTCAATATGACACCCTAAAAAAACACAATATTCCAGGAGATTTTAAATTCGTAGTCTTAGAAAAAGTTTTATCAAAAGGCAATCAATTAAGCTGGTTTGAACGCATCATTATGGAAATATATGGGTATCTCAAAAAATTAAGCCTATCCGAAGAAAAGGGATTTGGATTAGATGCAAGCTTTGTTACCATAGAGCGAGTCCCCCTTAGTTTACCACAAACTTCGACTATTGAGTTAAAAAGAAAGAATAAATAG
- a CDS encoding class I SAM-dependent methyltransferase codes for MILTTTDIQLLTPQHWKDYELIDCGDFEKLERFGDLVLIRPEPQAVWPKTLTEAEWNKHHDIKFKGRSATSGEWLKKNPKVQDRWHIQYKNNDVAIKFRLGLTSFKHVGIFPEQAVNWDYISQSVRAFETETPKVLNLFAYTGGASLIARAAGADTTHVDSIKQVVTWANENQELSDIDNIRWVVEDALKFVKREVKRGNKYNGIILDPPAYGHGPKGEKWKLEDHIMEMMHDVVKLLDPKEHFLILNTYSLGFSSVIVENLIRTAFPKVENLEVGELYLQATAGPKLPLGVFGKFRKVAK; via the coding sequence TTGATTTTGACTACTACAGATATACAATTATTAACACCACAACATTGGAAAGATTACGAGTTAATCGATTGTGGTGATTTCGAGAAATTAGAACGTTTTGGTGATTTAGTTTTAATTCGTCCAGAACCACAGGCTGTATGGCCGAAAACGTTGACGGAAGCAGAATGGAATAAACACCATGATATTAAATTCAAGGGTCGTTCTGCTACTTCAGGGGAGTGGTTAAAAAAGAACCCTAAAGTGCAAGATCGCTGGCATATCCAATATAAAAATAATGATGTTGCGATTAAGTTTCGTCTCGGGCTGACATCATTCAAACACGTAGGTATCTTTCCAGAACAAGCGGTAAATTGGGATTATATATCTCAATCTGTACGTGCATTTGAAACTGAAACACCTAAAGTATTAAATTTATTTGCTTATACTGGGGGTGCATCATTGATTGCTCGTGCTGCTGGTGCAGATACGACTCACGTCGATTCTATTAAACAAGTTGTTACTTGGGCTAATGAAAATCAAGAATTATCGGATATTGATAATATTCGTTGGGTTGTAGAGGATGCTTTGAAATTTGTGAAGCGTGAAGTAAAACGCGGTAATAAATATAATGGTATCATCTTGGACCCTCCGGCTTACGGCCATGGTCCAAAAGGAGAGAAATGGAAGCTTGAGGATCATATCATGGAGATGATGCATGATGTAGTGAAATTATTGGATCCTAAAGAACATTTCTTGATATTGAATACTTATTCTTTAGGTTTTTCTTCTGTTATCGTAGAGAACTTAATTCGTACAGCATTTCCGAAAGTAGAGAATCTGGAAGTTGGAGAACTTTATCTTCAGGCTACTGCAGGACCGAAATTACCTTTGGGTGTTTTTGGTAAATTCAGAAAAGTTGCGAAGTAA
- the rlmF gene encoding 23S rRNA (adenine(1618)-N(6))-methyltransferase RlmF produces the protein MAGPVTTPTKKLHPRNKHLDAYDFVKLTKIVPELKAFVFINDYKTKTIDFTNPEAVKLLNKALLQQYYNIQYWDIPKENLCPPIPGRADYIHYVADILAKANNNEIPKGKQVKILDIGVGANCIYPIVGNHEYSWSFVGSEIVKKAYKNAIEIVRLNPELKNNVQIRLQNNPKAIFKDIILENEKYDMVICNPPFFSSQLEALAQADRKIKGLKPVEEDKIVQSFAGQGSELWCDGGEKAFIGRMIFESQFYKDQVKWFSTLVAHREDIRILQHKLKKLNVAEVEVIRMEQGNKIGRILLWRF, from the coding sequence ATGGCAGGACCAGTAACAACTCCCACGAAAAAACTTCACCCTAGAAATAAACATCTTGATGCTTACGACTTTGTTAAATTAACCAAGATTGTTCCCGAGCTCAAAGCATTTGTCTTCATCAATGACTATAAGACGAAAACAATCGATTTTACAAATCCAGAGGCGGTCAAGCTTTTAAACAAAGCATTACTCCAACAATACTATAATATTCAATATTGGGATATCCCAAAAGAAAATTTATGTCCTCCTATTCCTGGTCGCGCAGATTACATACATTATGTAGCCGATATCTTAGCAAAAGCCAATAATAATGAAATACCAAAAGGTAAACAGGTCAAAATCCTAGACATTGGCGTTGGTGCCAATTGTATTTATCCCATTGTAGGAAACCACGAATACAGTTGGTCCTTCGTAGGATCTGAGATTGTAAAAAAAGCATATAAAAATGCCATTGAAATAGTACGTTTAAATCCGGAACTTAAGAATAACGTACAAATCAGATTACAGAATAATCCAAAAGCAATCTTTAAGGATATTATTCTTGAGAATGAAAAATATGATATGGTTATCTGTAATCCTCCATTCTTCTCTTCACAATTAGAAGCACTGGCACAAGCAGACCGTAAAATAAAAGGGCTAAAACCAGTAGAAGAAGACAAAATAGTTCAGAGTTTTGCAGGACAAGGAAGCGAGCTGTGGTGCGATGGCGGAGAAAAAGCCTTTATCGGTAGGATGATTTTTGAAAGTCAGTTCTATAAAGACCAGGTAAAATGGTTTTCTACTTTGGTAGCACACCGTGAAGATATCAGAATCTTACAACACAAGCTAAAAAAGCTCAATGTGGCAGAGGTAGAAGTAATCCGAATGGAACAAGGAAATAAAATAGGTAGAATCCTCCTCTGGAGGTTTTAG
- a CDS encoding ABC transporter ATP-binding protein produces the protein MIQIEHIYKSFGSNEVLKGIDATFEPGKVSLIIGGSGSGKSTLLKCMVGLHEPDKGRVLFNGQDFSKLSFEDRIPIRKEIGMLFQNSALFDSMTVEQNIIFSLDMFTEMSKSEKLDRANFCLERVNLKGRNKLFPSELSGGMKKRVGIARAIAMSPKYLFCDEPNSGLDPETSILIDELILELTQEYNATTIVVTHDMNSVMGIGEYILYLYKGQKFWEGSNQDMMRSDVEELNNFVFASPLMKRAKETM, from the coding sequence ATGATACAAATAGAGCATATTTATAAATCTTTCGGAAGTAATGAGGTGCTGAAAGGCATTGACGCTACTTTTGAGCCGGGAAAGGTGAGTTTGATTATTGGCGGTTCGGGTTCTGGAAAAAGTACGTTATTAAAATGTATGGTGGGCTTGCATGAACCTGATAAGGGGCGCGTGCTCTTTAATGGTCAGGATTTTTCTAAATTAAGTTTTGAAGACCGTATTCCTATCCGAAAAGAAATCGGGATGTTATTTCAGAATTCTGCCTTATTCGACTCCATGACTGTTGAACAAAATATAATTTTTTCTTTGGATATGTTTACGGAGATGTCTAAATCAGAAAAATTGGATCGTGCTAATTTTTGTTTGGAAAGGGTGAACTTGAAAGGAAGAAATAAACTCTTTCCTTCGGAATTATCTGGAGGAATGAAGAAACGTGTTGGCATTGCACGTGCAATTGCCATGAGTCCTAAATATCTTTTTTGCGATGAGCCAAACTCGGGTTTGGATCCTGAAACTTCAATCTTGATCGATGAGTTGATTTTGGAATTGACACAAGAATACAATGCGACGACGATTGTGGTTACTCATGATATGAATTCGGTTATGGGAATTGGCGAATATATTTTATATCTCTATAAGGGACAAAAGTTTTGGGAAGGGTCAAATCAAGATATGATGCGGTCGGATGTCGAGGAGCTCAATAATTTTGTATTTGCAAGTCCCTTGATGAAGCGTGCAAAAGAAACGATGTAA
- a CDS encoding amino acid permease — translation MFKRLFRKKSVDQIIYDSQHGEGSGLAKVLGVRDLVSLGIAAIVGAGIFSTIGLASYEGGPAVSLLFIFTAFACVFTALSYAQFASTVPVSGSAYTYAYVAFGELFAWIIGWALVLEYAVSNTVIAISWSQYFASMLEGFGLHIPAWLSLAPGYALDAAQKLAESGATSLTAADKHGLEAYLSAPRIGDIPIIFDLPAGIITVLVTALVYIGIKESQRASAVMVIIKVGIILAVIFGGMFYVKPENWTPFAPNGMHGVMGSVAAVFFAFIGFDSISTTAEECKNPQRDLPKAMIWCLVICTVLYVAITLVLTGMVNYTELNVKDPLAFVFKYVGFDYMAGIISVTSVIAITSALLVYQLAQPRIWMTMSRDGLMSKRFARVHPKYKTPSYATIVTGVVVGVPSLFFKMDFFVDLTSVGTFFAFIMVCAGVLYMDYSGISKKSKFRVPYVNGKYLVGFGLIAAIVLFWIYGQDVVTEWKNLTFMDIIKHKVLVIIFWLTWLVLSFYSFKMNFSLLPVTGILINLYLMTELGASNWIIFIIWLIGGLIIYFLYGYKHSKLNKESMS, via the coding sequence ATGTTTAAAAGACTTTTTCGAAAGAAAAGTGTAGATCAGATTATATACGACTCCCAACATGGAGAGGGGTCTGGACTTGCAAAAGTACTGGGTGTAAGAGATTTGGTTTCGCTAGGTATTGCCGCTATCGTTGGTGCTGGAATATTCAGTACAATTGGTTTGGCTAGTTACGAGGGTGGACCCGCGGTTTCGCTATTGTTCATATTCACTGCTTTTGCCTGTGTCTTTACGGCGCTCTCCTATGCGCAGTTTGCGAGTACTGTACCTGTTTCAGGTAGTGCTTATACCTATGCATATGTGGCTTTTGGAGAATTGTTTGCTTGGATTATTGGCTGGGCGCTTGTGCTAGAATATGCCGTTTCTAATACCGTTATTGCAATATCGTGGTCTCAATATTTTGCGTCCATGTTGGAGGGATTTGGTCTGCATATACCGGCATGGTTATCCTTGGCTCCAGGTTATGCGTTAGACGCCGCTCAAAAACTTGCAGAAAGTGGTGCAACGAGTTTAACGGCAGCAGATAAACACGGGCTAGAGGCTTATTTGAGCGCTCCTCGAATCGGAGATATACCGATTATATTTGATTTACCTGCAGGTATCATTACAGTTTTGGTTACTGCTTTAGTCTATATTGGGATTAAAGAGTCGCAACGCGCCAGTGCCGTTATGGTCATTATTAAAGTCGGAATCATCTTAGCAGTTATATTTGGAGGGATGTTTTATGTGAAACCTGAAAATTGGACACCTTTTGCGCCGAATGGAATGCATGGTGTAATGGGCAGCGTTGCAGCTGTATTTTTTGCTTTTATTGGGTTTGACTCCATTTCCACGACGGCAGAAGAATGTAAGAATCCACAGCGTGATTTACCCAAAGCCATGATATGGTGCTTGGTCATCTGCACTGTGCTATATGTCGCTATTACTTTGGTTCTGACTGGAATGGTAAATTACACCGAGTTGAACGTAAAGGATCCTTTAGCTTTTGTGTTTAAATACGTTGGATTTGACTATATGGCAGGGATCATCTCCGTTACATCTGTTATCGCTATTACAAGTGCTCTGTTGGTTTACCAATTGGCACAGCCTAGAATTTGGATGACCATGAGCCGCGATGGCTTAATGTCGAAGCGCTTTGCTCGTGTACATCCGAAGTATAAAACCCCTTCTTATGCAACTATTGTTACAGGGGTAGTGGTTGGTGTACCTTCTTTGTTTTTTAAAATGGATTTCTTTGTTGACCTTACGAGTGTAGGTACTTTCTTTGCTTTTATCATGGTTTGTGCAGGTGTACTGTACATGGATTATTCAGGCATATCAAAAAAATCAAAATTCAGGGTTCCTTATGTGAATGGTAAATATCTGGTTGGATTTGGATTGATTGCCGCAATCGTTTTGTTTTGGATATATGGCCAAGATGTGGTTACGGAATGGAAAAACCTTACATTTATGGATATTATTAAACATAAAGTGTTGGTTATCATCTTTTGGTTGACTTGGTTAGTCTTAAGTTTCTATAGTTTTAAGATGAACTTTTCCCTTTTACCAGTTACCGGTATTTTGATTAATTTATATTTAATGACAGAGCTAGGGGCCAGTAATTGGATTATCTTTATTATTTGGCTTATTGGAGGACTTATTATTTATTTCTTATATGGGTATAAGCATTCGAAACTAAATAAGGAAAGCATGTCTTAA
- a CDS encoding MlaE family ABC transporter permease, protein MIFHHIGSYLLLLRSVFKRPEKGKIYWKETMHAMNEIGLGSLGLILIISTFIGAVMTMQIAFQLVSDLIPNSIIGSINRDSNILELGPTISALVLMGSVGSSISSQIGSMRVTEQIDALEIMGINAPGYLILPKILAGITMVPVLVTIAIFCSIVGGLLGGALSGAVTPSDYIMGIQEGFNGFTVTVALVKAFVFGFIITSISAYKGFTVSGGALEVGQASTKAVVIGCITILAADYLITALML, encoded by the coding sequence ATGATATTTCACCATATTGGTTCTTATTTGCTTTTGCTACGTTCGGTTTTTAAAAGGCCTGAGAAAGGTAAAATTTATTGGAAGGAAACCATGCACGCCATGAATGAAATAGGTCTTGGGTCTCTCGGACTCATACTTATTATTTCCACTTTTATAGGAGCGGTAATGACCATGCAAATTGCTTTTCAACTGGTTTCTGATTTAATTCCAAATTCAATAATTGGGTCCATTAATCGAGATTCCAATATTTTGGAACTGGGTCCAACGATTTCGGCTTTGGTTCTTATGGGGAGTGTTGGCTCCTCTATTTCATCTCAGATAGGCTCTATGCGTGTGACCGAGCAGATAGATGCACTTGAAATCATGGGTATTAATGCACCTGGATATTTGATATTACCTAAAATATTGGCGGGTATCACGATGGTGCCTGTATTGGTTACTATTGCAATTTTTTGCTCTATTGTTGGCGGACTTTTAGGGGGAGCTCTGTCGGGGGCTGTAACACCTTCGGACTATATCATGGGAATTCAAGAGGGTTTTAATGGATTTACGGTTACTGTTGCCTTGGTGAAAGCATTTGTCTTTGGTTTTATTATTACTTCCATATCAGCTTATAAAGGATTTACTGTTAGTGGGGGTGCATTAGAAGTGGGGCAAGCAAGTACAAAAGCTGTTGTTATCGGATGTATAACAATTTTGGCAGCGGATTATTTAATTACGGCGCTGATGCTTTAA
- a CDS encoding T9SS type A sorting domain-containing protein, producing MNINIKKIAYLCLLCTITSMGSLGYASVLQASNTTELLTFDVLSSLDKPDRLTYNAMTPDNTKDVDKLINNVKVFYNPISEQISLSFKLGKQSAVAIKVMDALGNEVLQLMNGTLEAGNQNLSFDQSGKLNNGFYFVRVVSGSETVVKRFSVRK from the coding sequence ATGAATATTAATATTAAGAAAATAGCTTATTTATGTCTGCTCTGCACGATTACGTCGATGGGTAGTTTAGGTTATGCATCTGTATTACAAGCTTCCAATACGACAGAACTTCTGACATTCGATGTGCTATCATCGCTTGATAAACCTGATCGTTTAACTTATAATGCAATGACTCCTGACAACACGAAGGATGTGGATAAGTTAATCAATAATGTTAAGGTTTTTTATAACCCCATTTCCGAACAGATCAGTTTATCATTCAAATTAGGTAAGCAAAGCGCAGTTGCCATTAAAGTCATGGATGCACTCGGTAATGAGGTGTTACAGCTTATGAATGGTACGCTAGAAGCTGGAAATCAAAATCTATCTTTTGATCAAAGTGGTAAGCTCAATAATGGTTTTTATTTTGTGCGTGTCGTTTCTGGTTCGGAAACGGTCGTGAAGAGATTTTCGGTCCGCAAATAA
- a CDS encoding LiaI-LiaF-like domain-containing protein, producing MDAKRITTGIIFLFIGVILLLSKMDIIEFNWFEVFRYWPLLIILVGVNILVPKKDIGYIISIGTTCVILAIFTYIGITTPNQSLLSRIMDHKNLNIDLDNDEDFTGTSNFVSAKKTLNTTHATANIDLGATQIKLKDTSDNYLFEAANSSNNYFLSLNSETAKDSSVTLNLNGKTKKGINSKGNATVIKLNKNIIWDLNLDVGAADIQADLSNFKLRNLSIDAGASNLDLKLGYPQMLTNINIDAGASSIQIAIPREAACQITTEMALSSVHSDDSFVKGNEKGTLTSSNFESAKNKFKISIDGGITSVSITRY from the coding sequence ATGGATGCTAAAAGAATCACAACAGGTATTATATTTTTATTCATTGGAGTCATCCTACTTTTAAGTAAAATGGATATTATTGAGTTCAATTGGTTTGAGGTTTTTCGCTATTGGCCATTACTCATTATTTTAGTAGGTGTCAATATACTAGTCCCTAAAAAAGATATTGGTTATATCATATCCATCGGGACGACCTGCGTTATATTAGCCATATTTACGTACATCGGAATAACGACTCCAAATCAAAGTTTATTGTCCCGTATCATGGATCATAAAAATTTGAATATAGATTTAGATAATGATGAAGACTTTACAGGCACGTCAAACTTTGTTTCTGCTAAAAAAACTCTAAATACGACTCATGCAACAGCTAACATTGACCTAGGCGCTACCCAAATCAAGTTAAAGGACACAAGTGATAATTACTTGTTCGAAGCAGCAAACAGCTCAAACAATTACTTCCTTTCATTAAATTCAGAAACAGCTAAAGATAGTTCTGTTACCCTGAATTTAAACGGAAAAACAAAAAAAGGAATAAACTCAAAAGGCAATGCCACGGTCATCAAACTTAATAAAAATATCATCTGGGATTTGAACCTAGATGTTGGCGCTGCAGACATTCAAGCTGATTTATCAAATTTCAAACTTCGGAATCTATCCATTGACGCTGGAGCTAGTAATTTAGACCTCAAATTGGGTTATCCTCAGATGCTAACGAATATCAACATTGACGCAGGAGCATCTTCTATACAAATTGCGATTCCTAGAGAAGCAGCATGTCAGATAACAACAGAAATGGCACTTTCCTCGGTACATTCCGATGATAGCTTCGTAAAAGGAAATGAAAAAGGAACCCTTACAAGTTCGAATTTTGAAAGCGCAAAAAACAAATTCAAAATTTCTATTGATGGAGGCATCACTTCTGTATCGATAACACGGTATTAA